The Glycine soja cultivar W05 chromosome 15, ASM419377v2, whole genome shotgun sequence region aaaatgagtttattcatatattaaaattagcttatgtataatctaatttataaaaaaaaaaaaaaaaaaagtctgaaTTCTCTTCTGAAGGAACCAGAAACCAAAACAGTTTTTCAGTAATATTCCAAACTCATACACCCGCATCTTTTGCTTTCCCGTGAATACATTTCATTTCAAAATCCCTTTTATTTCTTGCAAGGTTTTGAAGTTTCATGCAGACCTAAACATCTCTTCTGCTAAAAGAGGCTGTTACATTCCTAATTTTATACAGAGAAGTTCTCGTGGTAAAACAAGTTCGAATTCAGGTTACAATTGTTTTGGGGATTCTCCAACGTGGGGTCAGGATTATTGAATCAAAATTTATGTACAGAAACAATTCTTTGCTTTCAATAAGACTGAGTTCATTGGAAAAATCAATACCTAATCAGATGGCGGCGCAGCCAGATTTCATACATAACCATATGAAACGCATCTTGTCTGACTGGAGGTGTATTCCACTTGAAATGCTTTTGGATCTGaacaacaaaagcagaaaattAAAGAGATGCACAGAAAAAATAGAGGTTATAATCTTCTGACAAGACAAATACTCAATGccccattttcctttctttgatTTAGAAATTTGGGAGAGAAAGGGGGAGTTCGAGGAGCAGTGTAAGAGTTTGTGGACTGCTCTTtctaaattatcttttagtttgaatattTGAGATTAATGATTTTCTACTTTAAGAGTATAAAGGGTTCCTCCAGTCAAGTTGAACTTCGTGTATTAAGATTCAGCCCGCACTGCTAACTACTAAGATGTAACTTCGTGAATCAACATTTATGTACAGACAGAATCATAGAAGCGATCGTCTATATTATTGTAAGATTTGTTATCCTCTCAATTCACCAACATAAAACTAGTACGAAGGATGTTTTATCTGAAAAGAAAGTAGACGTCAAACTTTAAACTTCTTATACTAGGATAAGTAATATCAGTACTATCCTTACAATTTCCCATCAAATCGTTTCATTTCTAGAAGTTAAAAAACTGAACTTTAGTATTATTGATAGTACCTTCACTATGTTCCGATTCAATGAGATGAAATGTTTCTCAGATATGCTTCTGAGAATATCTTTGAGCAGATAAATGTTGGTTTCCTTCAGTTCAACAGAAAATTGACTCCAATCCAGAATATCATTAAAAGGCAAGTCATAATAGTTTGACATGATAACTGTAGAAAGGCAGACAAGAGCTTCCGTTAGGAAGcagcatttaaatttaaaaacaaacaaggGAGATGAGGAACAGCATATTCTTTTATGTATGGCAATAGTACAGCTTATATGTGAAATGCAACCAAAAAGTCTGAGGTAAGCTACGTAAATAGACAGACAAGAAGCAAATCACTCTTCTGAGACTAGTTCTACATAACTTTTTCCATTATGAATGGCAGAAATGGCTGAAGCGAAAATTCAGAATGTCAAACTTCCACAAGCAACCACTTTACATGATATGCGCAGGTAAAACTTAAGAGATACTTGGATGCAATACCGGGCTACCAACATGATCTGATTGATAACTGGTGAGGTGCACTAGAGAAGGGATCTCTTTACTTTGaccattttcttttccttattttttttctctagatTTTCTTCTCCTATGTAATAGATTAGCTTCCCGATCCCTGGTTTATGTAGCAAatgaaatttgataaaagataTATCCACACTTTTGTCACAAAAGTGGGAGTGGGACTAGGTTGATTAGATACTTAGAGCATTATCCTATGTTTCAAATGTGAAAGACTGAAAGTATGTTCTCAAGAGAAAATTCCGTCGGGTAACCAGCAAATATATAGTCTGTTACTCCCTATTGGAGTCTGGAGACCCTTTCCAATAGTTGTAATAGTTTTCTGGATGCAAAAAAATCATATCCATGGGCATTACTTGCAGAAGAGATACAGACAAGTTGACGAAGTCATAAAACAAGGAGGTAACTAACAAGAATTGGAAGAGAACAAAACAGAACATAAGAAGTTGTGGTTTTCAACTACCAGATATGGTTTACCTGGAACACACCCAATGTGGATTGAGTCTGCGATAAGACTGTTGCCGACAGGCCCATGAGGGCACAAACAAAACTTGGATTTATAAAGCTTTTCCATGTATACCACTGGACCAGTCGCTCGAAGGTCAACTCTTGTTCTGTATGTCAAGTTCAGTATCATTGTCCCACATAGCCATTAGATCATCTTTCAATCTTGAATCAGAACGACCAGCCCAGAAAGCAAATGTGTTCCTGCAATATTTCCATTGAcattaattgaaatttccatTTCTGGTGGGTGAAAAATTCCAGTTTTTGTGCAGAAACTAATTCTCTTGGATTGatttagaagaaaaaggaaaaagtgaaGCTACCTATTCTTGATGTCATTTTCTCCTGGAGGGTGAAAAAATGGCAGTTGAACTTGTGGGAGGGTAACATCCTTATGTGGAACATAATCATCGTCGTCATAACTTGATGAACAAGCCACTCGAATTGAATTTTTCGTCAGATGTGGAACTCCTTTAGTAGCCTTGACACCGATATCGTGACAAGTAACAAAAAAGTGATCAGCACCCAAGGTTCTGTTCCAATAAGGGTACTTCAACTTTAGGTGCTCCACATACTTCTCTACTTCATCAATCATACGCTCGTTAGTCAACCCCTGCATATTCATATGTGCATTACAATTCACATCGGAAACTATGCTTGGCAGCTACCACCACGATTATATAACATTTGAATGTCATACACACAAACATACACCAAGGAGAAATAGTATTTAGAATCTATTGCTACTTTATGAAGAGTTTACTTttgaagcaaaagaaaaattattacgtGATTTGAGATCTGATTTCTACTGATCTCTACATAACTCATTTTACACATAAATGagtgttaattaaatttttatcataaattacaaaaaaataaatatatatagcataaaaattattcaagatcatataaacatgtgatggtcttgaatcacttaataattttcttttaaagtgatataaaacaaaaatcaatcagGTCAGGTGGGCTGGCCCGCTAACTTACTATCAATTTGGTGGGCGGGATGGAGATCTTGGCCCACCAGCTCACCGTGGTACACCCCACCTAACCCGTCAACCTGTCAGGCCAAAGGTAGGTTGGTCCATCAGCccataatattaattgttttttataaataataattagattAATATATGAgactactaaaataaaatacaaaatggtAGGAAAGATCTTTTAGTTTGGTTTATGCTTAATTACTTTGTATTGTTTAAGATTTTAAGACTTTGTGTTGCGATTTAGATATTGGATagacttattattattagttattattgaAGGCTATTAATATTTTGTGTAATTTAAATACTTTGTGTGATTTAGTATTTAAGATtagtttgttattttaaatactttgtatggtcaattattttttaagagattttcattttttttataggataGATCAACCTGTTAACTCGTTAATTCACTTTTAGATGGGGTGGGATGCTATGTCTAACCTATCAAGTATGAGTGGTTCAGCTTCTCCCACCCTGTTTTTGACAGGCTAATGGCAGGGTGGGTCAACCCATTTTGTCCATCTCTTATATAAACTTATATATGATGGGAGACTATTATTATTTGGTGtgatttaagattttaaaattaatttattattttaaatactttgtattgccaattattttttaagaattatttttaaaggatGAGTTAGTCTGTCAGCTTGTTAGCTCCTCCGCCCACCTTCAGTCAGGACAGGCCATTATGTCCAATATATCAAGTCCAACTTGCCCCATCTCATTTTTTGACGAGCTAATGATAAGGCAAGCCAAACAGGTCGAGACAACTCATTTTGTCATCCTAATATAAACTTATATATGATGAGAGTTATAAATAATAAGATTTGTTGCATGATTGtactagtaaaaaaaacaattccaTTACATTATCTTCTTtcttaaattatctttaaactttaaagtagaagaaaaaaatactttaagtaATATTAGAAGTATTATAAATCATGCTAATTCTCAAATATTAAGGAATCATTCAATTAGTTCCTGaatttaaagacaaaaattatttaaatagttttatCACGGACTATTTATTAGACAGGTTAGTATTTAGGAGACAAAATCAGTGGTTTATTCATTTGAGAACAAACCAAGTGAAATTGATCTTaagctatttatttattatctgcGATACAAGATGAATTAGTTACATCACACAATCGATATGGTTGAGCCATATCGAAGCTTACGCTCGCAAAACAGTTTATGAATTCGCAAATCGGCGTTGgaataattgattaaattaaattaaagcaaTGCGTAATCTCGAAGAGGAGGACATACTCTGCCTCGCATTTTGTGGCAAGAAATAGGAAGGAAGA contains the following coding sequences:
- the LOC114387845 gene encoding probable glycosyltransferase At5g20260; this encodes MNMQGLTNERMIDEVEKYVEHLKLKYPYWNRTLGADHFFVTCHDIGVKATKGVPHLTKNSIRVACSSSYDDDDYVPHKDVTLPQVQLPFFHPPGENDIKNRNTFAFWAGRSDSRLKDDLMAMWDNDTELDIQNKS